The Bacillus solimangrovi nucleotide sequence GTTGCGTTAAAACGATTTGCAACTTCATCCCAATTTACTACATTCCAGAATGCATTAATATAATCAGGACGACGGTTTTGATAGTTAAGGTAATACGCATGCTCCCAAACATCAAGTCCAAGAATCGGTGTTTTACCATCCATTAGTGGCGTATCTTGATTTGGTGTACTAGTTACTTCTAATTCACCGTTGTTAACAACTAACCAAGCCCAACCAGAACCGAAACGTCCAGCTGCTGCTGCTGCAAATTCTTCTTTGAACTTTTCAAGACTACCAAATTTAGCATTAATCTTTTCTGCTAATTCACCTGTAGGCTCTCCACCACCATTTGGCCCAAGAATAGTCCAGAACAAACTATGGTTCGCGTGACCACCACCATTGTTTCGCACCGCTGTCTTAACACCTTCTGGTAACTCATTAAAATTAGACATTAAATCTTCAATGCTTTTACCTAATAAATCAGCATGTCCTTCAAGTGCTGCGTTTAATTTTGTTACATATGTGTTGTGGTGCTTCGTATGATGAATCTCCATTGTCTGCGCATCAATGTGAGGTTCTAATGAACTGTACTCATAAGGTAATTTCGGTAATTCAAATGCCATAATAAATTAATTCCTCCTTAAATAATAGTAGTATGTAGATGATAACGTGTGCTATGAAACAACATAAACATGAATGTTTCAAAAGTTCTTACAATACATACTCTAGCAAATGGCTGTATCAAATTCAATTATTCTGCTCAATTTCTAGAAGCTTCATTATTATATGATAATAAAAATAGATTATTCCTTTTATCCACTCTATATAATGTCTCACAACAACAGCTATTTTCTTAAACATAACGATAGATTGTTGAGAAAAATATGTAAAAAATATAAAATTGAGCATAAAAAAACCGCCTTCTTCAT carries:
- a CDS encoding superoxide dismutase is translated as MAFELPKLPYEYSSLEPHIDAQTMEIHHTKHHNTYVTKLNAALEGHADLLGKSIEDLMSNFNELPEGVKTAVRNNGGGHANHSLFWTILGPNGGGEPTGELAEKINAKFGSLEKFKEEFAAAAAGRFGSGWAWLVVNNGELEVTSTPNQDTPLMDGKTPILGLDVWEHAYYLNYQNRRPDYINAFWNVVNWDEVANRFNATK